The Vicia villosa cultivar HV-30 ecotype Madison, WI linkage group LG1, Vvil1.0, whole genome shotgun sequence genome includes a region encoding these proteins:
- the LOC131659233 gene encoding uncharacterized protein LOC131659233, producing MDSPSLQKQLACDSAAVMRVLGMAQVLAAGGSGSAEAVKKAEAAKKVAEEKMKVMETDRKELKKKIDLALKQRDGEIAELKKKLADSELKWASSADESPDVAALQSRAEFVEKVDGLKISLADMAEVGFERAVHQLRLLNPGLKEDNIGLSSKIVDGVLVPESPESDE from the coding sequence ATGGACTCCCCGTCACTTCAGAAGCAGCTGGCGTGCGACAGTGCCGCCGTGATGAGGGTTTTGGGAATGGCTCAGGTGTTAGCCGCTGGTGGTTCGGGCTCGGCCGAGGCCGTGAAGAAGGCAGAAGCGGCTAAGAAGGTTGCCGAGGAGAAGATGAAAGTCATGGAGACGGACCGCAAGGagctgaagaagaagatcgaCTTGGCTCTGAAGCAGAGGGACGGGGAGATTGCGGAGTTGAAGAAAAAGCTTGCCGACTCTGAGCTTAAGTGGGCTTCTTCGGCAGATGAGTCGCCGGATGTGGCTGCTCTGCAATCCAGGGCTGAGTTTGTGGAGAAAGTGGACGGCCTGAAGATAAGCTTGGCCGACATGGCTGAAGTTGGGTTCGAACGCGCCGTTCATCAGTTGAGGCTTCTGAACCCCGGCCTGAAGGAGGACAACATCGGCCTTTCTTCGAAGATTGTGGACGGTGTGCTGGTGCCCGAGTCCCCTGAGAGTGACGAGTAG
- the LOC131620152 gene encoding ACT domain-containing protein ACR10-like, whose amino-acid sequence MGILYDDVVIIKPPEKEGDPTMVTVNCPDKTGLGCDLCRIILFFGLNIVRGDVSTDGKWCYIVFWVVGKQKTRWSLLKKRMVEACPSCSSASGISYYCSDLQPTKPPDVFLLKFCCHDRKGLLHDVTAVLCELELSIIKVKVSTTPDGKVLDLFFIIDTRDLLHTKTRKDDTMEHIKGVLEDSVLTMDIELVGPEISACSQASSFLPAAITENDYSLELPDSVQTGTLRSDYTSITVDNTLSPAHSLVQITCQDHKGLLYDIMRTLKDYNIKISFGRFTTKPRRKCEMDLFIMQADGKKIVDPNKQSSLLSRLRTELYRPLRVAVVSRGPDTELLVANPVELSGEGRPLVFYDITLALKMLEICIFSAEIARHVIGDREWEVYRILLDEGEGLCVPRNKIEEGVWKMLMGWE is encoded by the exons ATGGGAATACTATACGATGATGTAGTGATTATCAAGCCGCCAGAAAAAGAAGGTGACCCAACTATGGTTACTGTGAATTGCCCCGACAAAACCGGTCTTGGTTGTGACTTGTGTCGTATCATACTCTTCTTTGGTCTAAACATTGTTAGAGGAG ATGTGTCAACGGATGGAAAGTGGTGCTATATAGTTTTCTGGGTGGTTGGGAAACAGAAGACAAGATGGAGTTTGTTGAAGAAGAGGATGGTTGAAGCTTGTCCTTCTTGTTCCTCAGCTTCTGGAATCTCTTATTACTGTTCGGATTTGCAGCCAACTAAGCCTCCTGATGTTTTCCTGTTGAAATTCTGCTGCCATGATCGGAAAGGACTATTACACG ATGTTACTGCGGTTCTTTGTGAACTAGAGCTTTCTATTATCAAAGTCAAGGTTTCCACTACACCCGATGGAAAAGTCTTGGATCTGTTTTTTATCATAGATACCAG AGATCTTCTACATACAAAGACAAGAAAGGATGATACAATGGAACATATAAAAGGTGTTTTGGAGGATTCTGTACTTACTATGGACATCGAATTGGTTGGTCCGGAAATTTCTGCTTGTTCGCAGGCATCTTCATTCCTTCCAGCTGCCATCACTGAAAATGATTATAGTTTGGAATTGCCTGATTCAGTTCAAACCGGAACTCTCCGATCAGATTATACTTCTATCACGGTGGACAACACGCTTAGTCCGGCTCATTCCCTTGTCCAAATTACGTGCCAAGACCACAAAGGTCTTCTTTACGACATAATGAGAACTCTCAAAGACTACAACATTAAG ATTTCGTTCGGGCGTTTCACTACAAAGCCTCGACGAAAATGTGAGATGGACTTGTTCATCATGCAAGCAGATGGAAAGAAGATAGTTGACCCTAACAAGCAGAGTTCTTTGTTGTCGCGCCTTAGAACGGAACTATATCGTCCACTAAGAGTAGCTGTTGTGAGCCGAGGCCCTGATACCGAGCTTCTGGTTGCAAACCCTGTCGAGTTGTCTGGCGAAGGACGGCCTCTAGTTTTTTACGATATTACTCTCGCTCTCAAAATGCTCGAAATTTGCATCTTTTCG GCTGAGATAGCGAGACACGTGATCGGAGACCGAGAGTGGGAAGTTTATAGAATCTTGCTCGACGAAGGGGAGGGATTGTGTGTTCCGCGGAACAAGATTGAGGAGGGAGTTTGGAAGATGTTGATGGGATGGGAGTGA